A DNA window from Brachyhypopomus gauderio isolate BG-103 unplaced genomic scaffold, BGAUD_0.2 sc89, whole genome shotgun sequence contains the following coding sequences:
- the srrm1 gene encoding serine/arginine repetitive matrix protein 1 isoform X1, whose protein sequence is MDAGFFRGTSAEQDNRFSNKHKKLLKQLKFAECLEKKVDMTKVNLEVIKPWITQRVTEILGFEDDVVIEFVFNQLEEKNPDSKMMQINLTGFLNGKNAREFMKDLWPLLLSAQENIAGIPSAFLEQKKEEIKQRQIEQEKLASLKKIDEDKKEKETKERAQSKSPKRRKSRSPVKRERKRSHSRSPRRKPSPLDSHVPSPPNQNDPQPEPDQSESSKPEPLIQEASSTSDLVPEAKPDSVAEIAKAASPEKPPKTEDKAKPREREKEGRRDRPRHRSRSRSPRSRRRPRSRSRSYSPRRKSSPRRRMSPRRRSPPRRPPPPRHRRSRSPARRRRSRSRSSSGSSSSRSPHKRPAKRASGTPPRKQPRHPEPSSSPPRRHRSPAGPDTSPTGSKRRVTGRNESPSPAPKTRRSDVSESEEDKMGKGAASDSVQQRRQYRRQNQQSSSETGSSSSSSEDEGPRRQGRGPSARNGEIRRRRSPSPASPRRRHRDPSPRKRRSQSPRRHRSTSPSRRRRTSPSPHPRRRSPTPPPPPPPPRRRSPSPRRYSPPIQRRFSPSPVPAQKRRPSPSPPPKRRPSPSPVSKRRLSRSPKRGRAGSPPKRRSPPSSASPLPRHRRSPLLPPAARQTREPRSSPTAGHGARGSGSPPARRPPSESPPQRRQQSPSHGRPIRRVSRTPEPHKMQRSSESPRPVRRPASPSRSASPPAFPASSAATSGAQKRPAPASPSPSPSPTRSASGSPPPPAKKASSASPSPSPNKNSDMDGGKKKKKKKEKKHKKEKKHKKHKKHKKEKSGAALPGDEQEAARVETDRVEADLDSDQKKESESEVEDTLDDLEKHLREKALRSMRKAQISPPQS, encoded by the exons ATGGACGCGGGGTTTTTCCGC GGCACCAGCGCAGAGCAAGATAATCGTTTCAGTAACAAACACAAGAAGTTGCTGAAGCAGCTGAAGTTTGCAGAATGTCTGGAGAAAAAG GTGGATATGACCAAGGTAAACCTGGAGGTCATCAAACCTTGGATCACCCAGCGAGTGACGGAGATCCTTGGCTTTGAAGACGACGTCGTCATAGAGTTCGTTTTCAACCAGCTGGAGGAGAAG aatCCAGATAGTAAGATGATGCAGATCAACTTGACAGGCTTCCTGAACGGGAAGAACGCTCGTGAGTTCATGAAGGACCTCTGGCCTCTCTTGCTAAGCGCCCAGGAGAACATCGCCGGCATCCCCTCGGCCTTCCTGGAGCAGAAGAAGGAGGAGATCAAGCAGAGACAG ATCGAACAAGAGAAGCTGGCCTCTCTGAAGAAGATTGATGAAGATAAGAAGGAAAAGGAGACCAAGGAGAGAGCTCAGTCAAAGAGTCCCAAACG GCGGAAATCTCGTTCTCCGGTAAAACGGGAACGAAAGCGCAGTCACTCGCGCTCTCCCCGCCGCAAACCCAGCCCTCTGGACTCGCATGTCCCCAGCCCGCCCAATCAAAATGACCCACAGCCAGAGCCTGACCAATCGGAGAGCTCCAAACCAGAGCCGCTCATCCAGGAGGCCTCTTCTACCAG TGACCTCGTGCCCGAGGCGAAACCAGACTCCGTGGCGGAAATCGCCAAGGCCGCGTCCCCAGAGAAACCGCCGAAGACAGAGGACAAGGCGAAGCCGCGGGAGCGTGAGAAGGAGGGTCGTCGGGATCGTCCGCGCCATCGTTCCCGGTCCCGCTCGCCCCGGTCCCGCAGACGCCCAAGGTCCCGCTCCAG GTCGTACTCCCCCCGCCGCAAATCAAGTCCACGGAGGCGCATGTCCCCTCGCCGTAGGAGTCCTCCCAgacgcccccctccccccagacaCAGACGCAGTCGCTCACCTGCACGCAG GCGGCGCTCTCGTTCTCGGTCATCTTCAGGCAGCTCCTCTTCACGCTCGCCCCACAAAAGGCCAGCGAAGCGGGCGTCGGGCACGCCACCCAGGAAACAGCCCCGTCACCCCGAGCCCTCCTCCAGCCCCCCACGCAGACACCGCAGCCCGGCCGGCCCCGACACCAGCCCCACAG GTTCGAAGCGCCGGGTTACCGGAAGAAACGAGTCGCCATCTCCCGCTCCGAAAACCAGACGGTCGGACGTATCAGAGTCAG AGGAGGATAAGATGGGCAAGGGTGCAGCGTCCGACTCGGTCCAGCAGCGGAGACAGTACCGCAGGCAGAACCAGCAGTCGTCTTCAG AGACTGGATCGTCCTCGTCATCCTCGGAAGATGAAGGCCCAAGGAGGCAAGGCAGAGGGCCCTCTGCCAGGAACGGTGAGAtcaggaggaggcggagtccCTCACCTGCGTCGCCAAGGAGACGGCACAGGGACCCATCGCCAAG GAAGAGACGATCTCAATCACCCCGTCGTCATCGCTCAACTTCTCCGTCCAGACGTCGCAGGACTTCTCCATCTCCTCATCCTCGGCGCAG GTctcccaccccccctcctcctcctcctcctcctcgtcggCGTTCGCCATCCCCGAGACGCTATTCTCCCCCAATCCAGCGGCGCTTTAGCCCCTCCCCCGTCCCCGCCCAGAAGCGCCGCCCCTCGCCCTCCCCGCCCCCGAAGCGCCGCCCCTCACCTTCCCCCGTCTCCAAGCGCCGGCTCTCCCGCTCCCCCAAGCGCGGACGTGCCGGCAGCCCCCCGAAGAGACGCAGCCCGCCCTCTTCGGCCTCTCCTCTGCCGCGCCATCGCCGGAGCCCCCTTCTGCCCCCCGCCGCCCGCCAGACCCGGGAGCCCCGCTCCTCCCCCACCGCGGGGCACGGAGCCCGGGGCTCGGGCAGCCCCCCCGCCAGACGCCCGCCCTCGGAGTCTCCCCCACAAAGGCGACAGCAGTCCCCCTCTCACGGCAGACCCATACGCAGGGTGTCCCGCACGCCAGAGCCCCACAAGATGCAAAG GAGCTCAGAGAGCCCCCGGCCGGTGAGGAGACCCGCCTCCCCCTCACGCTCCGCCTCACCGCCTGCTTTCCCAGCATCCTCGGCGGCGACCTCTGGGGCCCAGAAACGGCCTGCCCCTGCCTCGCcgtcaccctcaccctctcctacCCGCTCAGCCAGCGGATCACCACCCCCCCCGGCCAAGAAGGCCAGCAGCGCCtctccaagcccctcccccaacaag AACTCTGACATGGACGGcgggaagaaaaagaagaagaagaaggaaaagaaacacaagaaagagaaaaaacacaagaaacaCAAGAAGCACAAGAAGGAGAAGTCTGGGGCAGCGCTCCCCGGGGACGAGCAGGAAGCCGCCCGCGTGGAAACGGACCGCGTGGAGGCAGACCTCGACTCGGATCAGAAGAAG GAATCAGAGAGTGAAGTAGAGGACACTCTTGATGACCTGGAGAAACACCTACGTGAGAAGGCACTACGCTCCATGCGTAAAGCTCAGATCTCCCCGCCCCAGTCCTGA
- the srrm1 gene encoding serine/arginine repetitive matrix protein 1 isoform X3, with the protein MMQINLTGFLNGKNAREFMKDLWPLLLSAQENIAGIPSAFLEQKKEEIKQRQIEQEKLASLKKIDEDKKEKETKERAQSKSPKRRKSRSPVKRERKRSHSRSPRRKPSPLDSHVPSPPNQNDPQPEPDQSESSKPEPLIQEASSTSDLVPEAKPDSVAEIAKAASPEKPPKTEDKAKPREREKEGRRDRPRHRSRSRSPRSRRRPRSRSRSYSPRRKSSPRRRMSPRRRSPPRRPPPPRHRRSRSPARRRRSRSRSSSGSSSSRSPHKRPAKRASGTPPRKQPRHPEPSSSPPRRHRSPAGPDTSPTGSKRRVTGRNESPSPAPKTRRSDVSESEEDKMGKGAASDSVQQRRQYRRQNQQSSSETGSSSSSSEDEGPRRQGRGPSARNGEIRRRRSPSPASPRRRHRDPSPRKRRSQSPRRHRSTSPSRRRRTSPSPHPRRRSPTPPPPPPPPRRRSPSPRRYSPPIQRRFSPSPVPAQKRRPSPSPPPKRRPSPSPVSKRRLSRSPKRGRAGSPPKRRSPPSSASPLPRHRRSPLLPPAARQTREPRSSPTAGHGARGSGSPPARRPPSESPPQRRQQSPSHGRPIRRVSRTPEPHKMQRSSESPRPVRRPASPSRSASPPAFPASSAATSGAQKRPAPASPSPSPSPTRSASGSPPPPAKKASSASPSPSPNKNSDMDGGKKKKKKKEKKHKKEKKHKKHKKHKKEKSGAALPGDEQEAARVETDRVEADLDSDQKKESESEVEDTLDDLEKHLREKALRSMRKAQISPPQS; encoded by the exons ATGATGCAGATCAACTTGACAGGCTTCCTGAACGGGAAGAACGCTCGTGAGTTCATGAAGGACCTCTGGCCTCTCTTGCTAAGCGCCCAGGAGAACATCGCCGGCATCCCCTCGGCCTTCCTGGAGCAGAAGAAGGAGGAGATCAAGCAGAGACAG ATCGAACAAGAGAAGCTGGCCTCTCTGAAGAAGATTGATGAAGATAAGAAGGAAAAGGAGACCAAGGAGAGAGCTCAGTCAAAGAGTCCCAAACG GCGGAAATCTCGTTCTCCGGTAAAACGGGAACGAAAGCGCAGTCACTCGCGCTCTCCCCGCCGCAAACCCAGCCCTCTGGACTCGCATGTCCCCAGCCCGCCCAATCAAAATGACCCACAGCCAGAGCCTGACCAATCGGAGAGCTCCAAACCAGAGCCGCTCATCCAGGAGGCCTCTTCTACCAG TGACCTCGTGCCCGAGGCGAAACCAGACTCCGTGGCGGAAATCGCCAAGGCCGCGTCCCCAGAGAAACCGCCGAAGACAGAGGACAAGGCGAAGCCGCGGGAGCGTGAGAAGGAGGGTCGTCGGGATCGTCCGCGCCATCGTTCCCGGTCCCGCTCGCCCCGGTCCCGCAGACGCCCAAGGTCCCGCTCCAG GTCGTACTCCCCCCGCCGCAAATCAAGTCCACGGAGGCGCATGTCCCCTCGCCGTAGGAGTCCTCCCAgacgcccccctccccccagacaCAGACGCAGTCGCTCACCTGCACGCAG GCGGCGCTCTCGTTCTCGGTCATCTTCAGGCAGCTCCTCTTCACGCTCGCCCCACAAAAGGCCAGCGAAGCGGGCGTCGGGCACGCCACCCAGGAAACAGCCCCGTCACCCCGAGCCCTCCTCCAGCCCCCCACGCAGACACCGCAGCCCGGCCGGCCCCGACACCAGCCCCACAG GTTCGAAGCGCCGGGTTACCGGAAGAAACGAGTCGCCATCTCCCGCTCCGAAAACCAGACGGTCGGACGTATCAGAGTCAG AGGAGGATAAGATGGGCAAGGGTGCAGCGTCCGACTCGGTCCAGCAGCGGAGACAGTACCGCAGGCAGAACCAGCAGTCGTCTTCAG AGACTGGATCGTCCTCGTCATCCTCGGAAGATGAAGGCCCAAGGAGGCAAGGCAGAGGGCCCTCTGCCAGGAACGGTGAGAtcaggaggaggcggagtccCTCACCTGCGTCGCCAAGGAGACGGCACAGGGACCCATCGCCAAG GAAGAGACGATCTCAATCACCCCGTCGTCATCGCTCAACTTCTCCGTCCAGACGTCGCAGGACTTCTCCATCTCCTCATCCTCGGCGCAG GTctcccaccccccctcctcctcctcctcctcctcgtcggCGTTCGCCATCCCCGAGACGCTATTCTCCCCCAATCCAGCGGCGCTTTAGCCCCTCCCCCGTCCCCGCCCAGAAGCGCCGCCCCTCGCCCTCCCCGCCCCCGAAGCGCCGCCCCTCACCTTCCCCCGTCTCCAAGCGCCGGCTCTCCCGCTCCCCCAAGCGCGGACGTGCCGGCAGCCCCCCGAAGAGACGCAGCCCGCCCTCTTCGGCCTCTCCTCTGCCGCGCCATCGCCGGAGCCCCCTTCTGCCCCCCGCCGCCCGCCAGACCCGGGAGCCCCGCTCCTCCCCCACCGCGGGGCACGGAGCCCGGGGCTCGGGCAGCCCCCCCGCCAGACGCCCGCCCTCGGAGTCTCCCCCACAAAGGCGACAGCAGTCCCCCTCTCACGGCAGACCCATACGCAGGGTGTCCCGCACGCCAGAGCCCCACAAGATGCAAAG GAGCTCAGAGAGCCCCCGGCCGGTGAGGAGACCCGCCTCCCCCTCACGCTCCGCCTCACCGCCTGCTTTCCCAGCATCCTCGGCGGCGACCTCTGGGGCCCAGAAACGGCCTGCCCCTGCCTCGCcgtcaccctcaccctctcctacCCGCTCAGCCAGCGGATCACCACCCCCCCCGGCCAAGAAGGCCAGCAGCGCCtctccaagcccctcccccaacaag AACTCTGACATGGACGGcgggaagaaaaagaagaagaagaaggaaaagaaacacaagaaagagaaaaaacacaagaaacaCAAGAAGCACAAGAAGGAGAAGTCTGGGGCAGCGCTCCCCGGGGACGAGCAGGAAGCCGCCCGCGTGGAAACGGACCGCGTGGAGGCAGACCTCGACTCGGATCAGAAGAAG GAATCAGAGAGTGAAGTAGAGGACACTCTTGATGACCTGGAGAAACACCTACGTGAGAAGGCACTACGCTCCATGCGTAAAGCTCAGATCTCCCCGCCCCAGTCCTGA
- the srrm1 gene encoding serine/arginine repetitive matrix protein 1 isoform X2, giving the protein MDAGFFRGTSAEQDNRFSNKHKKLLKQLKFAECLEKKVDMTKVNLEVIKPWITQRVTEILGFEDDVVIEFVFNQLEEKNPDSKMMQINLTGFLNGKNAREFMKDLWPLLLSAQENIAGIPSAFLEQKKEEIKQRQIEQEKLASLKKIDEDKKEKETKERAQSKSPKRRKSRSPVKRERKRSHSRSPRRKPSPLDSHVPSPPNQNDPQPEPDQSESSKPEPLIQEASSTSDLVPEAKPDSVAEIAKAASPEKPPKTEDKAKPREREKEGRRDRPRHRSRSRSPRSRRRPRSRSRSYSPRRKSSPRRRMSPRRRSPPRRPPPPRHRRSRSPARRRRSRSRSSSGSSSSRSPHKRPAKRASGTPPRKQPRHPEPSSSPPRRHRSPAGPDTSPTGSKRRVTGRNESPSPAPKTRRSDVSESEEDKMGKGAASDSVQQRRQYRRQNQQSSSETGSSSSSSEDEGPRRQGRGPSARNGEIRRRRSPSPASPRRRHRDPSPRKRRSQSPRRHRSTSPSRRRRTSPSPHPRRRSPTPPPPPPPPRRRSPSPRRYSPPIQRRFSPSPVPAQKRRPSPSPPPKRRPSPSPVSKRRLSRSPKRGRAGSPPKRRSPPSSASPLPRHRRSPLLPPAARQTREPRSSPTAGHGARGSGSPPARRPPSESPPQRRQQSPSHGRPIRRVSRTPEPHKMQRSSESPRPVRRPASPSRSASPPAFPASSAATSGAQKRPAPASPSPSPSPTRSASGSPPPPAKKASSASPSPSPNKNSDMDGGKKKKKKKEKKHKKEKKHKKHKKHKKEKSGAALPGDEQEAARVETDRVEADLDSDQKKRVK; this is encoded by the exons ATGGACGCGGGGTTTTTCCGC GGCACCAGCGCAGAGCAAGATAATCGTTTCAGTAACAAACACAAGAAGTTGCTGAAGCAGCTGAAGTTTGCAGAATGTCTGGAGAAAAAG GTGGATATGACCAAGGTAAACCTGGAGGTCATCAAACCTTGGATCACCCAGCGAGTGACGGAGATCCTTGGCTTTGAAGACGACGTCGTCATAGAGTTCGTTTTCAACCAGCTGGAGGAGAAG aatCCAGATAGTAAGATGATGCAGATCAACTTGACAGGCTTCCTGAACGGGAAGAACGCTCGTGAGTTCATGAAGGACCTCTGGCCTCTCTTGCTAAGCGCCCAGGAGAACATCGCCGGCATCCCCTCGGCCTTCCTGGAGCAGAAGAAGGAGGAGATCAAGCAGAGACAG ATCGAACAAGAGAAGCTGGCCTCTCTGAAGAAGATTGATGAAGATAAGAAGGAAAAGGAGACCAAGGAGAGAGCTCAGTCAAAGAGTCCCAAACG GCGGAAATCTCGTTCTCCGGTAAAACGGGAACGAAAGCGCAGTCACTCGCGCTCTCCCCGCCGCAAACCCAGCCCTCTGGACTCGCATGTCCCCAGCCCGCCCAATCAAAATGACCCACAGCCAGAGCCTGACCAATCGGAGAGCTCCAAACCAGAGCCGCTCATCCAGGAGGCCTCTTCTACCAG TGACCTCGTGCCCGAGGCGAAACCAGACTCCGTGGCGGAAATCGCCAAGGCCGCGTCCCCAGAGAAACCGCCGAAGACAGAGGACAAGGCGAAGCCGCGGGAGCGTGAGAAGGAGGGTCGTCGGGATCGTCCGCGCCATCGTTCCCGGTCCCGCTCGCCCCGGTCCCGCAGACGCCCAAGGTCCCGCTCCAG GTCGTACTCCCCCCGCCGCAAATCAAGTCCACGGAGGCGCATGTCCCCTCGCCGTAGGAGTCCTCCCAgacgcccccctccccccagacaCAGACGCAGTCGCTCACCTGCACGCAG GCGGCGCTCTCGTTCTCGGTCATCTTCAGGCAGCTCCTCTTCACGCTCGCCCCACAAAAGGCCAGCGAAGCGGGCGTCGGGCACGCCACCCAGGAAACAGCCCCGTCACCCCGAGCCCTCCTCCAGCCCCCCACGCAGACACCGCAGCCCGGCCGGCCCCGACACCAGCCCCACAG GTTCGAAGCGCCGGGTTACCGGAAGAAACGAGTCGCCATCTCCCGCTCCGAAAACCAGACGGTCGGACGTATCAGAGTCAG AGGAGGATAAGATGGGCAAGGGTGCAGCGTCCGACTCGGTCCAGCAGCGGAGACAGTACCGCAGGCAGAACCAGCAGTCGTCTTCAG AGACTGGATCGTCCTCGTCATCCTCGGAAGATGAAGGCCCAAGGAGGCAAGGCAGAGGGCCCTCTGCCAGGAACGGTGAGAtcaggaggaggcggagtccCTCACCTGCGTCGCCAAGGAGACGGCACAGGGACCCATCGCCAAG GAAGAGACGATCTCAATCACCCCGTCGTCATCGCTCAACTTCTCCGTCCAGACGTCGCAGGACTTCTCCATCTCCTCATCCTCGGCGCAG GTctcccaccccccctcctcctcctcctcctcctcgtcggCGTTCGCCATCCCCGAGACGCTATTCTCCCCCAATCCAGCGGCGCTTTAGCCCCTCCCCCGTCCCCGCCCAGAAGCGCCGCCCCTCGCCCTCCCCGCCCCCGAAGCGCCGCCCCTCACCTTCCCCCGTCTCCAAGCGCCGGCTCTCCCGCTCCCCCAAGCGCGGACGTGCCGGCAGCCCCCCGAAGAGACGCAGCCCGCCCTCTTCGGCCTCTCCTCTGCCGCGCCATCGCCGGAGCCCCCTTCTGCCCCCCGCCGCCCGCCAGACCCGGGAGCCCCGCTCCTCCCCCACCGCGGGGCACGGAGCCCGGGGCTCGGGCAGCCCCCCCGCCAGACGCCCGCCCTCGGAGTCTCCCCCACAAAGGCGACAGCAGTCCCCCTCTCACGGCAGACCCATACGCAGGGTGTCCCGCACGCCAGAGCCCCACAAGATGCAAAG GAGCTCAGAGAGCCCCCGGCCGGTGAGGAGACCCGCCTCCCCCTCACGCTCCGCCTCACCGCCTGCTTTCCCAGCATCCTCGGCGGCGACCTCTGGGGCCCAGAAACGGCCTGCCCCTGCCTCGCcgtcaccctcaccctctcctacCCGCTCAGCCAGCGGATCACCACCCCCCCCGGCCAAGAAGGCCAGCAGCGCCtctccaagcccctcccccaacaag AACTCTGACATGGACGGcgggaagaaaaagaagaagaagaaggaaaagaaacacaagaaagagaaaaaacacaagaaacaCAAGAAGCACAAGAAGGAGAAGTCTGGGGCAGCGCTCCCCGGGGACGAGCAGGAAGCCGCCCGCGTGGAAACGGACCGCGTGGAGGCAGACCTCGACTCGGATCAGAAGAAG AGAGTGAAGTAG